One window of the Fusobacterium sp. IOR10 genome contains the following:
- the ptsG gene encoding glucose-specific PTS transporter subunit IIBC: protein MKIFSEVQKVGKALMTPVAILPAAGLFLAFGNKLGIPLMEQAGGIIFANLPLLFAVGVAIGLVGGDGVAALASVVAILIMNTTMGIVSGAEAGIKAGNPAYAMVMGVPTLQTGVFGGLIAGIIAAICYKKFYKTELPPFLGFFAGKRLVPIVTAVVAFLIGLAMPAIWRPVQIGLAKLSYLANGTNTNISTFIFGVVERSLIPFGLHHIFYAPFWFQFGDYTNHAGQIINGDQAIWFAMLKDGVTNFSAASYQGAGKFMTGKFPFMMFGLPAAALAMYHEARPEKKKIVAGILFSAALTSFLTGITEPIEFSFLFVAPILYGFHCIFAGLSFMLMNMLKVRIGMTFSGGLIDYIVFGVLPGTSGFQTRWYLVIVVGLILAVVYYFGFRFAIRKWNLMTPGSEEITGEAETVQGDELAVSVLEALGGKENLVSLDACITRLRVEVKDTALVKDKDLKNLGASGVLKVGENGVQAIFGSKAQFICNDLKEITGI from the coding sequence GTGAAAATTTTTTCAGAAGTTCAAAAAGTTGGAAAAGCATTGATGACACCAGTTGCTATATTACCAGCAGCAGGATTATTTTTGGCATTTGGTAATAAATTAGGAATTCCTCTAATGGAACAAGCAGGAGGAATAATATTTGCTAATTTACCATTATTATTTGCAGTTGGTGTTGCAATTGGTCTTGTTGGAGGAGATGGAGTTGCAGCTTTAGCATCAGTTGTGGCAATATTAATAATGAATACAACAATGGGTATTGTTTCAGGAGCTGAAGCTGGAATTAAAGCTGGAAACCCAGCATATGCAATGGTCATGGGAGTTCCAACTTTACAAACAGGGGTTTTTGGGGGATTAATTGCAGGGATAATTGCAGCAATTTGTTATAAGAAATTTTATAAAACAGAATTGCCACCATTTTTAGGATTCTTTGCAGGAAAAAGATTAGTTCCAATAGTAACAGCAGTTGTAGCTTTCTTAATAGGACTTGCAATGCCAGCAATTTGGAGACCAGTTCAAATAGGTCTTGCTAAACTTAGTTACTTAGCAAATGGAACAAATACAAATATTTCAACCTTTATATTTGGAGTGGTTGAAAGATCTTTAATACCATTTGGACTACATCACATATTCTATGCACCATTTTGGTTCCAATTTGGAGACTATACAAATCATGCAGGTCAAATAATAAATGGAGATCAAGCAATTTGGTTTGCAATGCTTAAAGATGGAGTTACAAACTTCTCTGCTGCAAGTTACCAAGGAGCAGGTAAATTTATGACAGGAAAGTTCCCATTTATGATGTTTGGACTTCCAGCAGCAGCTTTAGCAATGTATCATGAAGCAAGACCTGAGAAGAAAAAAATTGTAGCAGGTATATTATTTTCAGCAGCTTTAACATCTTTTTTAACTGGAATAACAGAGCCAATTGAATTTTCTTTCCTATTTGTAGCACCAATCCTATATGGATTTCACTGTATATTTGCAGGTTTATCTTTCATGTTAATGAATATGTTAAAAGTTAGAATAGGTATGACATTTTCAGGAGGATTAATTGACTATATTGTATTTGGAGTGTTACCAGGAACTTCAGGTTTTCAAACTCGTTGGTATTTAGTAATAGTTGTTGGATTAATTTTAGCAGTAGTTTATTACTTTGGATTTAGGTTTGCAATTAGAAAATGGAATTTAATGACTCCAGGAAGTGAAGAAATTACAGGGGAAGCTGAAACTGTTCAAGGGGATGAATTAGCAGTATCTGTATTGGAAGCTTTAGGAGGAAAAGAGAATTTAGTTTCTTTAGATGCGTGTATAACTAGACTAAGAGTTGAAGTAAAGGACACAGCCTTAGTAAAGGATAAAGATCTCAAAAATTTAGGGGCATCAGGAGTTTTAAAAGTTGGAGAAAATGGAGTGCAAGCAATATTTGGATCAAAAGCACAATTTATTTGCAATGATTTAAAGGAAATCACAGGAATATAA
- the obgE gene encoding GTPase ObgE, producing the protein MFIDEVVITVKAGNGGDGAATFRREKFIQFGGPDGGDGGRGGEVRFVADSNINTLVDFKFKKKFQAEDGGNGAKKRCFGKNGEDLVIKVPVGTQVRDYESGKLLLDMNTLGEHRVFLRGGKGGFGNEKFKNSIRRAPKMAEKGREGAEVKVKLELKLLADVALVGYPSVGKSSLINKVSSAKSKVGAYHFTTLEPKLGVIRLGEERSFVIADIPGLIEGASEGVGLGDKFLRHIERCKMIYHIVDVSGIEGRDPIEDYKKINKELTKFSEKLANKKQIILANKMDLLWETEKYEEFKKYVEADGHKIYPISVILGDGIKEVINETYTLLQDIKREPLEEEANILQVIKEQKTTKAPFIITETEEGLYDVDGAMVDGVLAKYIITYEEESVITFIHMLKNLGLEEALREAGVQDGDTIRIADVEFDYVE; encoded by the coding sequence ATGTTTATAGATGAAGTTGTAATTACAGTAAAAGCTGGAAATGGTGGGGATGGAGCTGCCACGTTTAGAAGAGAAAAATTCATCCAATTTGGTGGACCAGATGGTGGAGACGGTGGAAGAGGTGGAGAAGTTAGATTTGTAGCAGACTCTAACATAAACACCCTTGTTGATTTTAAATTTAAGAAAAAATTTCAAGCTGAAGATGGTGGAAACGGAGCTAAAAAAAGATGTTTTGGTAAAAATGGAGAAGATTTAGTAATAAAGGTTCCAGTTGGAACTCAAGTTAGAGATTATGAAAGCGGAAAATTATTATTAGATATGAATACTCTTGGGGAACATAGAGTATTTTTAAGAGGTGGAAAAGGTGGATTTGGAAATGAGAAATTTAAAAATTCAATAAGAAGAGCACCTAAAATGGCAGAAAAAGGAAGAGAAGGAGCAGAGGTAAAGGTTAAATTAGAACTAAAACTTCTAGCAGATGTTGCTCTTGTTGGATATCCTTCAGTTGGGAAATCAAGTTTGATAAATAAAGTTTCTTCAGCTAAATCAAAAGTGGGAGCTTACCACTTTACAACTCTTGAACCTAAATTAGGAGTAATTAGATTAGGAGAAGAAAGATCCTTTGTTATTGCAGATATACCAGGGTTAATAGAAGGTGCAAGTGAAGGAGTTGGACTTGGGGATAAATTCTTAAGACATATTGAAAGATGCAAAATGATTTATCATATTGTTGATGTTTCAGGAATAGAAGGAAGAGATCCTATTGAAGACTACAAAAAAATAAATAAAGAATTAACAAAATTTAGTGAAAAATTAGCAAATAAAAAACAAATAATATTAGCAAATAAAATGGATTTATTATGGGAAACAGAAAAATATGAAGAATTTAAAAAATATGTTGAAGCAGATGGTCATAAGATTTATCCAATATCAGTTATATTAGGAGATGGAATAAAAGAAGTTATCAATGAAACATATACATTGCTTCAAGATATTAAAAGGGAACCTTTAGAGGAAGAAGCAAATATATTACAAGTTATTAAGGAACAAAAAACTACCAAAGCACCATTTATTATTACTGAAACTGAAGAGGGACTTTATGATGTTGATGGAGCTATGGTTGACGGAGTTTTAGCTAAATACATAATAACTTATGAAGAAGAATCAGTAATAACATTTATACATATGTTGAAAAATCTAGGACTAGAAGAAGCATTGAGAGAAGCAGGAGTTCAAGATGGGGATACTATAAGAATAGCAGATGTAGAATTTGATTACGTTGAATAG